One Novipirellula caenicola DNA segment encodes these proteins:
- a CDS encoding WD40 repeat domain-containing protein has translation MPGPLPSSPARARKVPASSTHCRDTIDLGSKQPSFVDAWHGPAFIIRTMNSCKHNGFRRAVNNVKDVADLIRGFSRPLATPLVAFGMTSLLLIAADPVSAEPVLTIASLQRTTPVDFASEIAPILKRNCVACHQKADDEGGLVLESHASLMKGGDSGPAVVAEDAKSSLLLLRATGEEDPLMPPADNDVGASPLTADELGLLQLWITQGAKNSDASHTESISWQAIPESIRTVYASDVSPDGQQFAFARGNRLFVADIDQPTNSVVLADPALADLATGESGIADVDLIQSIAFSPDGRRLATGGFRTVRLWKRTHPAVESKEAAWMKVAQIISVKPGGSEIALVNAIGDIEVWDVATNDRRASILGHSDRVVGIAWAGSTNQLVVADEAGHISVFDATNGNKLTELELGVSLEQLATGSDGIHIAVRTSDGIAQLLRMVAAAENAPATIQVVHDSLADISDATAVVLITKPALAVSVASETRGVVLVDAAKNQILRTLDAGAIVDAIDVSADQTRLATGSRDGTVQVWNLADGKRLAIANASIEDALAVSKRTRDASRQKALLAKLAEKTKELEELLKKEDEALAAVIKTRDAAAKANEANEAKRVEAAKLVTMTEAAIAKSKAEMAAAEKLAAEAKSRLEQATKQLESDKSAKEKIAAEQADKQADNQADETTAAKTAEAEQKVAATQAEIEKAKADIAAAEKSIAAAKAAQEKSVKELEAQRTALTKAEAEKAKTEAELVKQQRSTDAATAAQKRATEAIPSHQRVVEAETRGLARLDAKLAHAQANLSRPGRAVMDLAWSSDDSQIATVHRDGTSCLIRSLDGQPLTTFPRTDSHDVMGVGTTDRFDVAFVNKTLCRLLIPGIIQGYSLQGQWTLERTIGSIDNPNLLADRVTAIDFRADSMTLAVGSGEPSRSGSVKIFDVRNGTVLRDLGELHLDTVLGLAFSPDSQTLASASADRTIGLTNVASGETTRRLEGHTHHVLSVAWQDSGDVLASAAADQTVKLWNTETGETSRTVSGFPKEVTAVQFVETSDQFVAAGGSGEVRLIKSTNGGKVRGFDAAKEFVFTVAVTPDGKKLIAGDENGIVRIWSVADGKLIAELK, from the coding sequence ATGCCGGGTCCCCTCCCTAGTTCACCCGCTCGCGCTCGCAAAGTCCCTGCGTCCAGCACTCACTGCCGCGATACCATCGACCTTGGATCGAAGCAGCCGAGTTTTGTCGACGCATGGCACGGGCCTGCCTTCATCATTCGCACAATGAACTCGTGCAAACACAATGGCTTTCGCCGCGCCGTTAACAACGTAAAAGACGTTGCAGATTTGATCAGGGGTTTCAGCAGGCCACTCGCCACACCGCTGGTCGCCTTCGGCATGACGTCCCTGTTGTTGATCGCTGCAGATCCGGTCAGTGCCGAACCCGTGTTAACCATCGCGTCACTGCAACGAACGACGCCGGTCGACTTTGCCAGCGAAATCGCTCCGATCTTGAAACGCAATTGTGTCGCTTGCCATCAAAAGGCCGACGACGAAGGCGGCTTGGTACTCGAGTCCCATGCGTCACTGATGAAGGGTGGCGATAGTGGGCCCGCGGTGGTCGCCGAAGACGCCAAATCAAGTTTGTTACTGCTGCGGGCAACCGGCGAAGAGGATCCGCTGATGCCACCGGCCGACAATGACGTCGGGGCCTCGCCGCTGACTGCCGATGAATTGGGACTTCTGCAATTGTGGATCACGCAAGGCGCAAAGAATTCCGACGCGAGTCACACCGAATCGATCAGCTGGCAAGCCATTCCCGAATCCATTCGCACCGTCTATGCATCGGATGTTTCGCCCGACGGACAACAATTCGCGTTTGCCCGAGGCAACCGATTGTTTGTTGCCGACATCGATCAACCCACCAATTCGGTCGTGCTTGCCGACCCTGCACTTGCTGATCTGGCAACGGGAGAATCTGGGATTGCCGACGTCGACTTGATTCAATCGATTGCGTTTTCGCCAGACGGACGCCGGCTTGCCACCGGTGGATTCCGCACCGTGCGATTGTGGAAGCGAACACATCCGGCGGTTGAGTCTAAAGAGGCGGCGTGGATGAAGGTCGCACAAATCATCTCAGTCAAACCCGGTGGCTCCGAGATCGCACTGGTCAATGCCATCGGCGATATCGAGGTCTGGGATGTCGCCACGAACGATCGTCGGGCATCAATCCTGGGACACTCCGATCGCGTGGTCGGAATCGCCTGGGCTGGTTCCACCAACCAATTAGTGGTTGCCGACGAAGCGGGACACATTAGCGTTTTCGATGCGACCAACGGCAACAAGCTGACCGAATTGGAACTCGGTGTATCACTGGAACAATTGGCCACGGGCAGCGACGGCATCCACATCGCAGTTCGGACCAGCGATGGCATCGCACAACTATTGCGAATGGTAGCGGCCGCAGAAAATGCACCTGCAACTATTCAAGTGGTACATGATTCTCTCGCCGACATCTCGGACGCTACCGCCGTGGTACTGATCACCAAACCAGCGTTGGCGGTCTCTGTCGCCAGCGAGACACGAGGCGTTGTGCTGGTCGATGCAGCCAAGAATCAAATCCTTCGGACGCTGGACGCTGGGGCGATCGTTGACGCCATCGACGTCTCGGCGGATCAAACACGTCTGGCGACGGGCAGTCGCGATGGAACCGTTCAGGTCTGGAACCTAGCTGACGGTAAACGGTTAGCCATCGCCAACGCGTCGATCGAAGACGCATTGGCGGTGTCCAAGCGGACTCGCGACGCCAGTCGCCAAAAAGCCCTGCTGGCCAAATTGGCGGAAAAGACGAAAGAGCTTGAAGAGCTGCTAAAGAAAGAAGACGAGGCACTCGCGGCGGTTATCAAGACACGGGACGCAGCGGCCAAGGCGAATGAGGCCAACGAAGCAAAGCGAGTCGAAGCAGCCAAGTTGGTCACAATGACGGAGGCCGCGATCGCAAAAAGCAAGGCCGAGATGGCTGCGGCAGAGAAACTTGCGGCCGAAGCAAAGTCGCGACTCGAGCAAGCCACCAAGCAGCTCGAATCAGACAAGTCGGCGAAGGAGAAAATCGCAGCCGAGCAGGCCGATAAGCAGGCCGATAATCAGGCCGACGAAACTACGGCTGCGAAAACGGCGGAAGCCGAGCAGAAAGTGGCCGCAACGCAAGCCGAGATCGAGAAGGCGAAAGCGGACATCGCTGCGGCAGAGAAATCCATCGCCGCGGCCAAAGCGGCTCAGGAAAAGAGCGTCAAGGAACTTGAAGCTCAGCGTACTGCCTTGACCAAAGCCGAAGCCGAAAAGGCAAAGACCGAAGCGGAATTGGTCAAGCAGCAACGGTCGACCGACGCGGCTACGGCGGCTCAGAAGCGAGCCACCGAAGCCATCCCATCGCATCAACGCGTCGTCGAAGCCGAAACACGCGGACTCGCTCGGCTCGATGCCAAATTGGCCCATGCACAAGCAAACTTGAGTCGACCTGGACGTGCGGTAATGGATTTAGCGTGGAGCTCTGACGACTCGCAAATTGCCACGGTGCATCGCGACGGTACTTCGTGTTTGATTCGCAGTCTTGATGGCCAACCACTAACAACGTTCCCTCGCACCGACTCACACGACGTCATGGGCGTCGGCACCACGGATCGATTTGATGTCGCGTTCGTTAACAAAACCCTCTGCCGATTGCTCATCCCCGGCATCATCCAGGGCTACTCCCTACAAGGACAATGGACGCTAGAACGGACAATCGGCTCGATCGACAATCCGAACCTGCTTGCCGATCGCGTCACGGCAATCGATTTCCGAGCGGATTCGATGACGCTGGCGGTTGGCTCGGGTGAGCCCAGTCGTTCGGGAAGTGTCAAAATCTTTGATGTTCGAAACGGAACCGTGCTTCGCGATTTGGGCGAACTTCATTTGGACACCGTGCTGGGATTGGCGTTTTCACCCGATAGCCAAACGCTGGCGTCGGCATCAGCGGATCGCACGATCGGATTGACCAACGTTGCCAGTGGCGAAACCACGCGGCGGCTCGAGGGACATACACACCATGTCTTGTCGGTGGCATGGCAAGATAGCGGCGACGTGCTGGCGTCCGCCGCCGCGGACCAAACCGTCAAACTGTGGAACACCGAAACAGGAGAAACATCGCGAACCGTCAGCGGATTTCCCAAGGAAGTGACGGCTGTTCAGTTTGTCGAGACCAGCGACCAATTCGTGGCGGCAGGCGGCAGCGGCGAAGTACGACTGATCAAATCAACCAACGGTGGAAAGGTCCGTGGCTTTGACGCCGCGAAAGAGTTCGTCTTTACGGTCGCGGTGACGCCTGACGGCAAAAAGTTGATCGCAGGCGACGAAAATGGCATCGTTCGAATCTGGAGCGTCGCCGATGGAAAGTTGATTGCCGAACTGAAATGA